GGCACAAACTTATTCAAACTAGTCTAAGTGATTGTcaatatatttgtccacttaaactttaatgCTCTAACttacaattttctcaacttcgtgatatgcttaaggtatattatactattatacccgtgtgtctcATTACATGACATACCCCCCACAATCAAGGTACGCACAACAACAACTCATCGTATCAGGTGAGTATATTGGAATCATCCTTTGCTTTACAACGTCGGACCATTGGTGACATATATGTACCATCGTTTAGTCAAAACGACCAATGTTTGTGTCCAACGAGGGTTACGCAAATACATTTTTGGTTTGAATTTTGCTTTATATCCACACGAAATTATCTCATTTTGAGATTTTATTCCGTAGGGCTTTTGGCCTCTTTGGCTCTTTTAAGATAACCTGACTGTATCTAGGTTTGTATATGTCTGAATGCAACAGAAGGactcaacaatataaagacccaaaacctcagatgTTGACAATCTATCAaggcaagatttaagaccataaatcGTACGTCATGAcctgttacccacatggtacatagttcattatgtttatattaCTTTGTATCTTTTATCACTTTGAGCGtcaaacctatcgacatatcaatatagatcctagtctttttagctacaacaccTTACATGTGTTGGTCAAGCCCTTTAACACGAAAATTTACTTCATTTCCcatatgttgcaaaacaaaactctttttggatttttctctTTTCTCCCCCTAAACAATGCATATATACACCAAACTATTTTTGTCTTTTCTATTACCtagttcggctacaaagtccaatTTTTTAGCTACAACACCTTACATGTGTTGGTCAAGCCCTTTAACACGAAAATTTACTTCATTTCCcatatgttgcaaaacaaaactctttttggatttttctctTTTCTCCCCCTAAACAATGCATATATACACCAAACTATTTTTGTCTTTTCTATTACCtagttcggctacaaagtccaattttcctaaaaagtgtaaagaGTCATTAAAAACTATAATTTCagtcataaaacacacctaaaacccacaaatagcatagtgaagattactaaaacaccagATTTAAACCCTAATAGTCTATAAAAACTTGCCATTTTCAtacggctcgttaactccatccatttttctctgtgaTGTCTgcggtatttctgtcttttttatTAACTTAAAAGGTAATTCGGTCTTTCTCATGGGTATTCGGTCTTTTAACATAAAGTGCAAAataccgaattgccctttaagttattaaaaaaaaggaaataCCCATGACTTAACGGACAAAATGGATGGCAttaacgagtcggatgaaaatgactagatttcaaaccttttgagtctagatgtggaaaaacaaacctttagacaGAAGttacaaaactggccaaacctcatggacgaaaatggcattttactctttatatTTTGATTAACGAAGAAGTGATGCGTGGCACCAGGTGGGTAGTAGATAACAAATTAGACCAGCTCAAGTTTGCTAGGCAAAAGACAGCCTACTGTTACTTCTCTGTTGCCGCAACACTTTCATCTCCTGAATTATCGGACGCGCGTATTTCGTGGGCCAAAAACGACATCCTTACTTCAGTAGTTGATGACTTTTTTGACGTTGGTGGTTCTATCGACGAATTGTCCAATCTGATTCAATGTGTTGAAAAGTATAACCTTGTTCCATATTTACGTGATTTTCTTAattattttgaatttttaaaggATTTTGTTTTATAAACTGCAGATGGAATGTAGACGTTGACAATGATTGCTGTTCGGAGCAAGTTCGAATTTTATTTTTAGCATTAAAAGATGCAATCTGTTGGATTGGAGACACAGCTTTCAAATGGTAAGAACGAGATGTAACGAGCCATGTTATTCAAACTGTAAGATATCTAATCTTTTCTGCTTTATATAAAGAGTATaatacacagatggtccctgtggtttgcctaaattttggatttggtccttagctttctaaaagtacatggatggtccatgtggttCGCACTTTCTAACACTTTTAGTCCCCAGCCAataaatctaaaggttttagcttGTCCAAGTTAAccactaaatgtgttacaaagtgcaaaccacagggaccatccatgtcattttggaaaaagttggggactaaatgcgttataaagtgcaaaccatagggaccatctgtgtacttttgaaaagctatggaccaaatccaaaattttagtaaaccatagggaccatccgtgtactttactcttataTAAAAAAAGATGTTCCATggttattcattttttttttttttgtttctatagtggttggatatgatgaatacTATGTTGAGGGAAGCTATATGGACAAGAGACGCGTATGTACCAACAATAAATGAATATATGGAAAATGCTTAGTATCGTTTGCATTAGGCCCGATTGTACTGCCCGCTATTTACTTTGTGGGGCCCAAGTTGTCGGAGGAGATTGTCGAAAGCTCTGAGTATCATTATCTATATAAGCTAATGAGCACTCTGGTTCGGCTTCTGAATGATATACATAGCTTCAAGGTAATtccttttttattaaaaaaataaaaaagggtagTATAGTAATAATGGGTTTTGTTAAATATTAACGCAGAGAGAATATAAGGAAGGAAAACTAAATGCTGTAGCGTTGCAACTGAGTAATGAGGAAAGTGGGAATGTGGAAGAAGAGGTGGTAAAGgagatgatgacgatgataaAGAACAAGAGGAGAGAGATGATGAAGTTAGTTACGGAAGAAAAGGGAAGCATTGTTCCTAGAGCTTGTAAAGACGCGTTTTGGAACATGTGTAACGTGTTGAATCTTTTTTATGCGAAGGATGATGGGTTTACTGGAGACGCGATTCTTGGTATTGTGAAGGACGTCATTTACGAGCCATTGAGTTGATTGGAAGTGAAGAACAAATGTAAATCAAGTTTGAAAATCATGCTTTTGATGGGGGTGCTGTACTATTGTCGTATGTCATGGCAGGAGATAAATAAAAGCAAAGCATGAGTAACGTTTGTGCTTTTCATTGTCATTTTGCTTTTCATTGTCAGATCGAGTGACTTAATCAGTGagattttgatcagatt
This is a stretch of genomic DNA from Helianthus annuus cultivar XRQ/B chromosome 16, HanXRQr2.0-SUNRISE, whole genome shotgun sequence. It encodes these proteins:
- the LOC110920074 gene encoding ent-kaur-16-ene synthase, chloroplastic — encoded protein: MRGTRWVVDNKLDQLKFARQKTAYCYFSVAATLSSPELSDARISWAKNDILTSVVDDFFDVGGSIDELSNLIQCVEKYNLVPYLRDFLNYFEFLKDFMQSVGLETQLSNVSFALGPIVLPAIYFVGPKLSEEIVESSEYHYLYKLMSTLVRLLNDIHSFKREYKEGKLNAVALQLSNEESGNVEEEVVKEMMTMIKNKRREMMKLVTEEKGSIVPRACKDAFWNMCNVLNLFYAKDDGFTGDAILGIVKDVIYEPLS